Within Triticum dicoccoides isolate Atlit2015 ecotype Zavitan chromosome 1B, WEW_v2.0, whole genome shotgun sequence, the genomic segment CTTGTTTCAGTTTTTCTCTGATCTTTTGGTCAACTAGCTCAACCACCCATTTAGCCTGCTACTCCATGCACGCCCGTGCGTTCCATGCATGTCCTGCTCCTGCGCATCCACACGCATGTCGCCTCTGTTCTGTTCATGTCGTCAGCCATGAGCAGCCAGGGTTGGCCTCATGCGTGCCCACACCCTCACGTCGTTGCTCTACCACATGCACCCTGGCATGTTTCCGCACCCCCGTCGGTCCTCTACAATCACAACAGTGGTTGCTGCTAGCTCCGTCGCCGGGGAGTCCCCATGCGCACGCTTCAGTTTGGTCCTGGTCGCGATGTACATTTGCTTTATTTTTTGATGATCTCCCTTTAGATGATGAATGCATAGCTAGCCCAGTGGCTAACGCAGCCGCTATCCATCCGAGGGGTCTGGGGTTCAAGTACAAGGCGCCCCTGTTTTTCTCTGTTTCTTTTAGTTTTGCACACATACACTCAACCGCTCGGCCAAAACTCCTCCTGGGCCGCTGCACTTTGTTGCAATTCGGCCCATGTATGTTTTTTTCCTTCTTTGGTTTTAGTATTTTGCAAGTGCATTGCATATTTACATAAATGCCCCTGTTTTgttttgttaataactaaatatgcgtgcatccaaattaatcaaattatatatgtaaaatgcttagaattttattttgtttcataatatccaactttcatccatgtttcaaatgttaaaattgttgtttgcatttaatttgcttaattgacatgttaaaatggtttatttcataactaaataaccgtagctccgaattaaataaatttcatatgtaaatggggtgaaaaaatgcatgGATTAACATGGTGcgctttattttgctgtttaacaacattaaaatatggtttagggcagaacagtagcaaatacGAAATATGCACATggagattttccggaattgttgtttattgTTTTCGGCCTAATTTAAACTTGCCTAGCGGTAGTTtcatatgcttcatctcttgcaatgagtaacaacatttaatcttgtcatgcatcatacttggttgagcatcatgccatgttatgtgttaTGTGTTTACcgagttgtttgcttctttccggttgtgcttcttctcgatagttcatgtttcgttacGATCGTGTGGATTCGTTCGATTACGTCTGTTCGTCTACGCCCTTGTTTTTCTCTGTTTCTTTTAGTTTTGCTCACACACTCAACCGCTGGGCCAAAACTCCTCCTGGGCCGCTGCACTGTGTTGCAATTCGGCCCACGTATATTTTTTCCTTCTCTCGTTTTAGTATTTTTCAAGTGCATTGCATATTTACATAAATGCCCCTGTTTTgttttgttaataactaaatatgcatgcatccaaattaatcaaactatatatgtaaaatgcttagaattttatctagtttcataatatccaactttcatccatgtttaaaatgtttaaattgttgtttgcatttaatttgcttaattaacatgttaaaatggtttatttcataactaaataaccgtagcttcgaattaaataaatttcatatgtaaatggggtggaaaatgcatagattaacatggtgcactttattttgctgtttaacaacattaaaatatggtttagggcagaacagtagcaaatacGAAATATGcgcatggggattttctggaattgttgtttattgtttccagcctcatttaaacttgcctagctaggtagttttcatatgcttcatctcTGCCATgagtaacaacatttaatcttgtcatgcatcatacttggttgagcatcatgccatgttatgtgttcTGTATTTACcgagttgtttgcttcttttcggttgtgcttcttctcgatagttcatgtttcgttgcgatcatgtggATTCGTTCAACTACGCCTGTTCATCTATGCCCgtccgtctacttcatggactcgttcttcttcctagtgggatttcaggcaagatgaccattacccttgatctcactactatcattgctatgctagttgtctcgatgctatcgctatgtcgcgcttcctaccacttgtttatcaagccaccCAAATTGacatgaaacaacctctaaccttttccacctacccagcaaactgttgtttggctatattaccactttgcccagccctcttatagcgttgctagttgcaggtgcaggtgcaggttgttccatgttgggacatggatatcatggatatcttgggatatcacaatatatcttatttaattaatgcacatatatacttggtaaagggtggaaggctcggccttatgtctggtgttttgttccattcttgccaccctagttttcatcataccggtgtcatgttccttgagtttgcgtccctaacacgatgaggttttatgggcccctcttgacagtttgctttaaataaaactcttccagtaaggcccaacattggttttactatttgcccaACATAATAACTAAATTCAGTAATAAACATGACGCATAAGGAGTTAGCACTACCCGAGGAGTAATCTAAAACAAAAAAGAGGCTAGCCAACTCACCTCCAGGATGCTCCCCCGATTGGGCCTTCGTTGGCCGTCGGATCTGCCTTCGGGCGAGTTTGAACCGTTGGATCTTCACAGCAGTAAAACCCATTTTCACCTCGCAGTTATTTTTGCTGGCCAATGACGGGTGGGCTCACGCCATGCACTCATTGGTTGGGTTGCTTGTTTTTGCGTGCAAAACGCTTTGTCCGATCCGCTCCGCGTGCTCGCACCGTACCTAATCCCATCCTCTCCCCTGGTCGTCCCGATCCACACCAGCCGCCGCACAACCCTAGCCCCTTTCCCCTCGATCCCCATAGCCCCTCTCTCCTCCTCGCTCTCCGCCATGGCCTCTGCACTAGGAGCCTCTCCATGGCCTCCTACCCATCCCCCCCACCACCATAGGTGCACACAGACGGTGGATCCGTGCCGGAGAAGAGCAGCTCCAGTTATGGTGGGGTGCATCTGTGCCGAAGATGAAGGAGGCCCGCCGCCCGTCTTTGCCTCGTCGCTGCGTCCTTGTTgctgctcctcctctctctctccgcaCCTAGCAGTGCAGCAGCCGGGACAAGGGGAAGGAGCAGCCCGACCCGGCTCCATCTCTCTCCTTCATGCAGGAGAACTGGATGAGCAGGTGGCGAGGGAAGCCGCCACGGCTAGCGGCGGCGCTGCACAGGAACGTCCACCTCCAGGTCTCCATCCTGTCTCACGATCCCTTTCCGTTTCagtgtttttcttttttctcttggcCCGATCTGCTCATAGGTTTGAGGCTTCGTGTTGTAGGGACCAGATCTTGGCTATGATCTATGCTGCTGATTTGGCTATCAACTGCTAAATCTCCGAATCATTCAAAATGTTTTGCCTAACTGCACGAGCCTTGCATATGACCACTGGGCCATGTCTTTTGTGAGCCCCATAATTCTTTTGTTCTATTGATGTTTTGCCTAACTGCACAAGCCTTGCATATGACCACTGGGCCATGTCGTTTGTGAGCCCCCATAATTCTTTTGTTGTATTGATGTCGTAGAGTTCAGTAGATTAGTAAAAGGGTCTTTTGATTTTGTTGAGTTCAGTAGATTAGTAAAGGGTATTTTGATTTTGTTGGCCATATAGGATTTTACTACTGCTATGGACAAAAGAAGTCTAAAGCTGGGAAAGACAACAACGTCAGGAGCCAACCGAGGTAAAGAAACCTAAGTTGACAAGCAGGGCGTACTCCCCTCGGCAGTTATTTTTCTCTGCTATTCATTGAGCATATCAGGAGATTGATAGACAGTGTGAGAACTGGTACATAAAATAATTTAAGAACATTAATCTGAATCACATAGTGGTTCCTAACATTTAGCATTTCTAAAATTTGCCATTTTTACATAGGCAGTGTGAGAACTAGTACATAAAATAATTTAAGAACATTAATCTGAATCACATAGTGGTTCCTAACATTTAGCATTTCTAAAATTTGCCATTTTTACCTAGATCCAAAATGCTGAGAAGCAGGGTTTATTTTCTCTCATGTCCATtcttatattttttttacaatGGCATTATGCACATAACCTGTCTGATGCAATGGACAATCGGATATTTGTGGTTGGTATAAATCATTTTAATGCATAAAAGAAGAGTTGGTAGGTTTTGACATGAGCATGATGAATTATTgcggccttgttgtttcttgaacaGTAGTGTGTAGAAAGTTTGTTTTGCTCTTGAAAGGTGTGTGTGAGAGTTCGACGGAAAAAACTATTGCTTTACTTATGTTTCAACTCCAGTGAGGCATGTTTGAACGGTAGTGAAAATATGGTGCTTATTTTTATTTTGCTGATTTGAGGATATTGGTAGTAGAATCTCCTTTTGGGCTGGTCTTGCGGTTCATTCAGTTTCAAGGGGAAAGATAGATGTGTGGTTTCTTTGCTTTACAGAAGATGCATTATATGATGTCTTCATCTTGGTAACCATTACCAATTTTACATTCTGTGGTGAATTCTGAATCATGCTAGGCAATGTTGTCTTTTAATAAGTTGTCATATTGTACGCATGAGTTCTCTAAAATTCCGGGGTGGTTTATTCTATTATAAAGCTAGAAAAGAAACAGCAATGGGGAGTTGTTTAAGGACGGACAAAAGCCATGAGTTGTTTTGCTGAGAAAAGAAACAAGTAATATCACATTCTGAAGGTTCATTTCCATCTATACGGGTGAGGAGTCCTTAAAATGTGAAGTATTGTAGGTTTCTAACCATGTACATAGGTCGTACACAGCTAAGCACTCGAGCTATGATTATTGTTATGTATGGATTAATAGTGATAATCATTGTTTGGTTCAGGCATTGAACAGCTAAAACTAACTCAAAAGTATATGTTTGTTTCAAAATAAATGATGTACCTAAAGAACTTTATTGATGATCAGGCGTGTATTTCGAATGCACTGGAATCAAATACAGAATGCCTGAGGATTGATTTCTTCTGTTGGTCATGTTGTAAAAATAGGGAGCAGCTTCTTCTCACGAGCCAACCTTTTTTTTGCAGGGGAGACTCCAGGCAGAGAGAGGAAAGCTGCGCAAGTGCCCCTGGAAGCGAGGCAGCTCGGCGCCGTCGCGGAAGAGGAGCTACGCTTCCATGGAGTAGAGCGACGAGGGGCTCCGACGTCGCTGTAGAGGAGGGAGGAGATCCGCCGCCACTGCACCTCACAATTCGACAGGAACCTCTCTGGATGATTCTGTCGTGAGTCTCCTGGTGTTCATATTCAGACTACAACATTTTCTGAATTTTACTTTGGTTGAAGTTGTTCTTACTGGTACACCAGATCAGCCGTATAAATGCACTATATGTTCTGCTTGACTGGTTTTTTTTATCTTAATAAAATTGCATATCTGCAGCATCTTGACTCGCCTTTCTGAAATTGTAGCTTATCTCTGCTCATGGTGCAATGGAAGTATACTACAAGATAGCTTCTCTGCATTGTTGTTTGATTAGTAACAAGTATACAACATCCCATGTCTGAAACATTGTTTGATTTATTAACAAGTAACAAATCAGAGAGGGCATGAAACCTGCACATTTTCTGCTTCGCTGCAATTTTTGTTTATGATGGTCATGCCatgatgactactccctccgttcccaaatatttgtctttcaaaagatttcaacaaatgactacatacgaagcaaaatgagtgaatctacacttcaaaatttgtctatatacatccatatgttgtagtccatttaaatgtcgagaaagacaaatatttgggaacggagggagtagtagtttccGTTTATTAAGTAGTGTGCACATGAAACCCAATCCTGTATATGTACTGGTGGCAGTATGCATTTCAATTTACAGAGATTCCAATGCTTCCTTTTTTGTATCCGTGTTTGTCCTCTTGCATTGTTTAATAAGCAGATCGGTCCACCACTAATTATACATGTTGTTTTGAATTTTGGCAGAATTCGGGTGTTATGCATTTTTGAAAGTGTTGTGCAATGGCAGAAATTGGCAAGAGGACACCTCAAGTTGGTATGAGGTTCATAGATTCGGATGAGGCTTGGGTGTTTTGGGTAGAATATGGTGAGGAAAAGATGCAAGTTTGATGGAAAAGCGACTTCACACAGATTTGTGTGTTCCAATGAGGGCATTAGAAGGAAAGCACAAACTGATCGTGAGCCAAAGCGCAAACCCTGTATATGTACTGATTTTATTTTAGCCTATCTCTGCTCATGTGTGCATCTAGTTCACTCTTTGGATTAAACTATAGCCAAGTGTACAACTATACTTGCCTAATATATCCAGTGTTCAGTGTCAAAATTGTCCAGTTTGAAAAGGTTCCATTACTTTACTAGCATTGTTTCTTCTGTATTCACTAATCCTGCAAGTGTAGGCTGAGAACTATACAATTTGGACAGGTTCCAGTGTTGTGTTGTTGCCGTACATAATATGCAATTTGGACAGTTTCTTGTGTTTTTATTAAGCCAAATGTGGGCTGTGAAATATGTAATTGGGAATATCTTGATGCTTTGCTGCTGTTGTCATTATGTACTAGCATTAGCATTTGTGAAAATGGGCAATCTGAAGAGGTTTTGAGTGCCATGTCGGCCCTGTTTCTATGCTTGTGTAGTTGTGCTTTTGCCAAGTCTGCAGGTGTGGGCTGTTTTGCTTTGGGCAAATCTCATGCGTTGGATCTGCATTGGACGGCAGATGAGAGGGGGCCAGTTACAATGTGACTTGCTAGAGGCAAGTCACTGGATCTCAGTCCGCTAGGTACATGCACGACGTCTCTTATATATATGCAATGTAACAATGTGGATAACTAGAACTGTTGTGATGTTGCTCTATTATAAGTACAAATAACTCATGGTTATCTTTTCTGTTGTGATGTTGCTCTATTATAAGTACAAATAACTCATGGTTATCTTTTCTTTTGTTTATAGGCGATGTGTGGTAGAAGTTGTACTCACAGGAAGACTATTGTGCTGTGTATAAACCACGTTCTACGATTTACTTCTGCTATGCATATTTACTTTCCAGTTTTAGGACTGAAATCCATCCATTGTGATGAATTTGGTTGTATGGGCATTACCTATTTGACTTAGGCTTGCTTCATCACATATAAACTGCTTTTCTTTTCCCCACTGCTTGTATGACCTAAAACTATCATGTATATGAGCCAAGTTATTAGCAATGTTTCACATTTTCTTACTTGCAATATTGTGCTTGCCTATTCAGGTGTTCCAAGACCCAAATCATCAGAAAAACAACACATACAACACTTTTTTCTTTTGAACTTTGGTTATCCTTATACAAGCTCCCGTTCATTTTGTTTATATACTGGTTGTAGTAACCATATGTGCTTGCTCAATACTGATAAATGGAATATTTTTAAAGCACGTATGGTGTGGTTCTTTTCACAATTTGGCGCAACGGGAGATTATTGAAAAATACACATTTTTTCAACATGACATGGTCTTGAAATGGGACTCTACTACCAAATTAAAATGTGTAAGTATATCTCATTGTAGATGACAAGTCTCTTTTTTTATTAAAGGGGGTTAAATTTGTTATCATATATGCTTGCCCGCTACTAAAACAACTAAAATATGGAATTTCTTTTCATGCTGAACATGGATTCCACCATTTGTTACCCGGCTGACGAATCGAGAAAGAAACGAAGGGGATAGATAGTCTTCGCTGGCTCCATCCCCTGCTGCTTCATATTCAGCTCCTCACGGGCCACAGGCATTGCTCTACGTGGGTtgggctaaataacatatgggctaTCCTAATACCTCTTGATCCCTATATCTCCGTATATGCACAACAAAGACATGTTTTTTCTTAGGTTTCTtatcttttttcctcttttttgcaggaaaaatatgCATGGCCAGGTTTCTCATCATGATATACAACCATGCCAACTTTACTCTCTCATCATAGTGCCCATATTTTCAAACTGAACATATTCATATTATGCAAAGTTTCCCTTTTTCCAGACTATTATTTAACAACGTAATAAACATGTTTAAAAATAGCATATgatttagttgaaggttcttgcagcatgaaactattttcatcgacaacatgtcttcagcaggtctctgcgccatttggcgcaacgggtcaactagttctACATAATACAGGGGGgctagtgctgatggtgttggtcccaaactagagcatcgtgcgggactgccccttggcaacttggggtatCTGGTACTTGTTCGCTTTGCTCATCCTTCGTGGCCTGAGATGAGATACGCGTGGCTACTATCAGGGTTTCAGCACGCCGGGAgatcttgctagacttgttttaccattgtcgaaatgtcttgtgcaccgggatcccgagtctgatcggatgtcccgcgatggaggattgcctccgcggatcatgagcttgtcttgggctaaattgggacacccctgcagggtttaaactttcgagagccatgcccgcagttatgtggcagatgggaacttttaatgtctggttgtagagaactgacaccagattcgaattaaaatacatcaaccgcgtgcgtaaccgtgacggtctcttttcgagtgggtccagaagagaacatggtggggttatgtttgaacgtaagtagttcaggatcacttattgatcattactagtttgcgaccgtttgcgtagcttctcatcttattcttgtactcgtaagttagccaccatataattgcttagtcgcttgctgcaacctcaccacttatccattccataccctttaagctttgctattcttgatatccatggtaatgggattgctgagtcctcgtggctcatagattactacaacaccagttgtaggtacaggtagtgcgatgatcatgacgtgagagcgatgtatgcttgtcttgaagttcttcttctgcttcttctttgtttaGGGGTTAGGTTCCTGGTTGGCAGTCTGGGCtaacagggtggatgtcgtttgagtttttgtttgtgtttcattcgtagtcggatgttgctcttgtgtatgaagttgttgtattcatgtggcattgtatgccttttgtatgtatccccatctattatgtaatgatacgatgtaatgatatccaccttgcaaaagcgtcttcaatatgcgaccctatccttggTGGGATCTTCAAGTTCCTCtttgataggatcgcatattgggcgtgacaagttggtatcagagcctcgaccgaccataggagccccccttgattgttcgtagcatggccgttgtcgagtctagaagaaaaccattttcggagtctagttatatcggaaagtaggaattctttttactcctcagccccttcgtcgctctggtgaggaatcttgacgtaggtgttttgaattacttcttttccccttcaaatttttctttaggttcacgcagtcagTTTTCCGATCGTTGCGTTGTCAGCTTTGTTCcttcggtgcatttctcgtcaagttgattcgATCTTCTTCGTATTTGCCAAGATCAATCCTCAACTCTTTCTCGGACGAGGAAGCAACGTCGTCTGAACAGAAACCATGTCgccctcagttgtcttctttttcccacccgcccacctttttttcttctcggagccggagtccttgatcgagtatccatcctactcgtgtgaagcctttgcattatttcctcaattatttcaaccggtgctttTCTCTTAAAGTTATTctccggttcccccttccaagttgcctttctcGCCCTCCCTCCCTTTTGTCTTCCCGGAGTATGAGTCtctattcgagcatcaatttcattcgtgcggagcctcttcagtctttcctcaattatCTCAACCTGTGAATTCTCGTCAAGTTCATCATCGATTCGTcttcttttcttttccggtggactcaacttAAGTTTTTTTTCCGGTGTTGATCGTATTCCTTGCCTTGGCTCAAATGCTTCCCCTTTCTCGTTCGACTCTCACTATTTAATCATTCCGGAGTgatgaagacatctcaggagattcatctatGTTCCAATTAGTTCGAGGCTATCACCTCATTCAAGTCTTTCAATCGTTCCGGTGCATCATTTATCAGTCAAcattccttttcaacggtgttttattttcagtgggccctaacccacaggtatttccccaggatcttacctgactcttctaattgtcCCAGAGTTATTCCCAATTCTTTCAAtgtgtgacataagaatggattccatcaatcatatgtcttctccaagatcgctttcaaattcttttcatctttgattcaacctttcctcttttcattattccggagtatctcaacaattttggtggtgttcctcatcGTCTTCTCAgcgttgaagaccgaagaagagtttctcttaaatcttgcccgttctcgtgAAGATTCATTGTTCAAGCTTCAAGATATTATCTCAAAATTCCTTTCGATTGTGagcattcttttcttacccatccggagtatgtcaggagttattTTCCATTTCgtttcatcggaggccatcattccagaagatttCTTCGTTCTGAGTTTTCAGCTTTGTTCTCCAATTATTCAGAATTGATGCCTCTTCGTTCGTCTCCATATTCTTCCGATGCTTTGGTCAAGTATTCTTTAGTCAGTTcacgatctcttcattctcttgtctctaaattccctcaagtatgttCGTGCTTTTTCTAATCCTCACCAGTGATTCATTCTTTTTGttcattcattttcaaattcttacggtggttcattcatgaatcattttcctttgttatcatatcaattcattcattctttccaatcctaccggtggttcaagaAGATTTTTCCAAGTTTTGAGCTATATCCCCCCTTAATCAT encodes:
- the LOC119329729 gene encoding uncharacterized protein LOC119329729, producing MASALGASPWPPTHPPHHHRCTQTVDPCRRRAAPVMVGCICAEDEGGPPPVFASSLRPCCCSSSLSPHLAVQQPGQGEGAARPGSISLLHAGELDEQVAREAATASGGAAQERPPPGFYYCYGQKKSKAGKDNNVRSQPRGDSRQREESCASAPGSEAARRRRGRGATLPWSRATRGSDVAVEEGGDPPPLHLTIRQEPLWMILSIRVLCIFESVVQWQKLARGHLKLV